A region from the Lycium barbarum isolate Lr01 chromosome 8, ASM1917538v2, whole genome shotgun sequence genome encodes:
- the LOC132606528 gene encoding organ-specific protein S2-like translates to MKDEPMPEAIQHLIPRPHSIPLSKEEADCHTSSSVGGREAFEPRPNVSVYHDDTKLKDAEKSVFSKDFEPRPNVSSYHDDDTSLKQEMYFAEDFEPRPNVSVYYD, encoded by the coding sequence ATGAAAGACGAGCCAATGCCTGAAGCAATCCAACATCTTATACCTCGACCACATTCAATTCCTCTCTCCAAAGAGGAAGCTGATTGTCACACATCATCTTCTGTTGGAGGTCGTGAAGCCTTTGAACCAAGGCCTAATGTATCTGTCTACCATGACGACACCAAGCTCAAAGATGCTGAGAAATCAGTATTCTCGAAAGATTTCGAGCCAAGGCCAAACGTATCTAGTTACCATGATGATGACACTAGTCTCAAACAAGAAATGTACTTTGCTGAAGATTTTGAGCCAAGGCCAAATGTTTCTGTGTACTATGATTGA